Genomic window (Daucus carota subsp. sativus chromosome 5, DH1 v3.0, whole genome shotgun sequence):
AGAACCGCACGCTATGATTATAAATCTATGATCTtcattattgtattattaaAAAGATTGATTTGGTAAATCAAAAGAATTTAAGGGGATTTAGACCGCACAGAATTTCTGGTATAAATACTGTGATATGCTACATAATTGAATTAAGCTTGAAACTTTTATTTCCATAACTCTTTCAAAGATTTCGCTCTCCTAGAACATGTCAAATGATCATGGTTTCGAGATCGAGTTCGAGTTCTGTAGAGTCGCGGAACCTGGTGCATCGCCAAATGCCCCAGCTGATCATTTGTTTTCCAATGGTCGGCTTGTGCCTCATGATTTCCCTTGTTCACCTAAGAATATTTTTAAGTCTCTGTCGCGATCAGAGAACCAGAGGTCTAGTAGTTTTGGCTCATTCTCTTCGTGTTCTCATTCTCTGTCGAGATCAGGGAGCCAGAGGAGTAGCAGTTTTGGCTCGAGCTCATCGTCTGGGAGCGATAGTTGTAGCTGGAGCCAGAGGAGTAGCTCTTCTATTAGTAGTTGCAGAACAAGCATAAGTGATGCCTCTGCAGAGAAACCCGAGTTTTTTCATGCCATAAGAGCAGAACAAACACGAAAGCCATACAAGGCACGGAAGCATGATCTAACACGCGATAATGGATCTCAGAAATGGCAATTTATTGCACCAGTGTCAGTCCTGAATGGGAATGTTCGGCACAGGAGTAAAAAAAGTTCTCAGAGAAAAAAATCTGAAGTTGCGGATCATCAGAAGGTTTTGAAATCCAAGAATGAAGAAAAGAGTAAAGGGCTTTGGCGGagatttttgtgtttgtttgtgtCAACATGCAATGAATTTCATGCTATAGAGCCATCAGTAAGAGAGTACTAAACTTTGCGCTGATGCAGAAGAATTGCTCAGAAGCACAGAACTATGATTTGTACTATTAGTCTAATTCCGAACTAATTTAACTGATGAGtttattcttaaaataataataaactttcATGTTTTTCGCAATCTAAAACCTCGAGGTGTTACGAGAAGTGCTTACAAGAATTATATATTCTAACAGGCTGATAGTTCCGCTAGTAGTGAAAACAAGCTCCGGCGGTTCAATTTCGTGTAGAAGAGTGTTAAGCATTCAATGAACTTCAAGCAATAGAACCATAAACCCCGAGATGGAGAACAATAGATTTTGAGTTAGGTTTATAAAAATCACCCAGAAACACAGAAATATATTCTGTATCCATATCCAAGGAACTCAGATACTCGAACTTTGTAACTCATCATACCTGCAGTCTCAAGAACAGGGGAGGGTTCCGTCCGCGGGTTCAGCTACACTGTCTGTTCACCGCTGCCCGGGTTCAGTCACAGTCTGTACTACTACTGCCGACTATTTTAGAGGACAAGCTAGCAAAACATCCTATATATATGCTAGATCAAACCATCAAAATCTGCAGAGATTGACTTCAAGTAGCAATATGATCTAATACTGTACGAATCATGCTCATGTTTTAAATAGTTCACAGAAATAAACATAAATTCCTTGCTTTCAAATTTCCACCATTAGGCTACCTATGAAATTAACGGCAGTATGTTCAGAAGATTGTACTTTAAAAACTATCTGATCTACTGCTTCTACATAGACTAAGAAACCAAATATGGGAAAGTTCACGATCAGATCATAGAGAATGATTAAAAAGAGGACAAGAACATCGAACCGGAAAAGAAAGGTAAAGTTTTTTCCTACATACACCTTCTTGACTTCCATCATCTAATACAAGCTTTTGGTGTGTTCACTCCAAAAAGTTCTCCATGACATCCGAGTACATTCCAGCTTCAGGATTTCGGTACTCCCCGGGGTTGTGTTGATGATGATCCattgaagttgaagaagatgaagaagtcaTCCTGGTGGGCAAAGTATAGCTCCTCTTGTACTTGTTTTCCATCTTCCTTGCTCCGTCAGAATGGCTATCTAAGCTCAGGAACTCGTTGGGATTTGCACTTAAATCGTCGTTTGGATTTTGATGGTGACTTTGCTCGGATTTGCCTCCCATGCCCTCGGGATTAAACAAGAGCTTGGCATCATCAGTTCTTCCAGTAAGGGCGCCGAAGAAAGTCAAACCATTGGGCCATTTGATGTCATTATCATGATCACCCATCATATCTTCCATTTGTGGTTCTGCTGAATGCGGGTGGAGAAACATGTGAGTTTCGTCTTTGGACTGAGGAAAACCAAGTCTCGCCGAGTTCTGAAAATTTGGGGATTGCATTACTGAAGCTGTTGACGCCATAGGCCTCGGTCCCCAGTTGAAAAGGGGAGGAGGGCGGGTCGGCATGTGGGGTTGCTTTATAGGTACTGCAGAAGAAGCCGAAGCATTTCCACGGGTGGAAGAGAATAGCTGGGATAGATAGAATCCAGATTGGTAGCCCAGTGATTCAAAGGTATGCCTCATTCTCAGCACAAAATGCAAATCTTCAGGTATCTAAATATACGCAACAAATTATATTCGCTCTCTTAGTACACATGATTAATCAGGCgaatcatatattattacacaATGAGTCTAAGTTGGCAACATTTTCCTCGTTTTCAGTTTCATAATTAGTGTGTAAAGACAATCAAAAACTCACAATCTTGCAAGAACCTAGTTGCAGAAGACCATGGCCAGCTTGAATAACCGCAATGgtctaaataaaattattcaaaaacaacTTAGTTATAAGTAACAAGTAAACATAAGACAAAACAAAAAGTTAAAATCAAGAATCTCACCTGGATCCCTGACTCAAACTGATCAGTCCATTCAGGAGGAACCTGCAGTTAATACACAATAGATTAGAACAAAACAAACTAGATTCTTAATTAGGTCAAATCAAACATATGTAACTAGAGAGGAGGTTTTAATAAGAATATCATACAGCATCAAATGAACTCTGCCAGTAGTTAGATATGTTTGTTTCACTTTCAGAAGGCTCTTTGAACACCCATTTATGGCACTTATCAGAAGCAACTTTACCCATCAACCTGTTCCAAACAAATCccactaaaataaaaagcaGATTCTACTACACAAGTACTATCAAAATCTAAAGTATTCTCTTCTGATTTGCCTCAAGATTTTACTACTTGTCATTAACACATGCAACAGTCTTTAAAAttccatatattttaaaaagaccTACCCAGTACCCACCCTTCTCCATAGTTGTATAACTGGATAGACATTTTGCTGAAGGCTTTTCTCACAGGATCTTCTCCATCCATCTCTTCCATACACTCTGCAACTCTTCCTCTGCAAAACCCATCTTCCCACATCAGCATCCTGCACACAAACACAAGATAAGTCAATTTTATGTCATTTTCAGCCATGAAAACTCCATCTTTTACTACAAAACAAGACCATGTTGtattgttttgtattttttgttttgttactTACAAGCTTCCATTGTCATCTCCTACTTTGCAACCATTTCCACCTCTGACCCTCCTGCAAAaaatcaagaataaaattataggggggggagggagagagggagagagtgagggagagagggagagagagagagagagagggagagagagcatACGGGCGGGGACGGATGGTCCAGAAGACAGAGTAAGTCCAGTCTGAGTTAAGACAGACTGTTCTAAGGGCCTCGTGAAGGGCCATCATCCCTACAGCTTCTTTGCTTCTATCTGATCCTCCTCCTGAGCCCACCATCTCACTCCCTTCAAATCTTGGAATAAAGGGTgcttgaaatttataaatatatgcacTCTCAATATTCTTTCTTCCTTTCTTTCTTGCCCAGAGAGAGAGCTTACCTTAGCTTGGCTTGCttaaattatttatcttgttgccaaaacaaaacaaaacaaaccagcTACAAGAGGAGAATCTTTCTCCTTGAGTTCTCCTGTtgtgtttgtttcttttttatctGTTTTTCTCTTTACTTTTATCATCAATTTTTTTACCTTGCTAGTTACATAAACCAAGCCTTGGTTGATTTACTTGGGAGAaaacaaaagggaatagtcaagTGTAAGTTTGTGTGGAGGCTTTGATGTCTGtgtgttttgttttgtattttactACTACTATGCTACAGCACAGGAAAAAGCAGTGGGGACTACAGCCCAACAGTGAGGAGGACCAAAGGAAGCAAAAAGGAGAGACCGTTTCTGCTTTTGCTTCCTTCCACGGTCCGTTTACGTTCACGTTTTGCACgtatattgatatttttataaataattttataatatttatttaaaatttgtttttcaaatgaaaatttgacatttaagtttttatttaaaaatttaattaaaagaataagttatgaaattataatttatagaagTCACAAAATACATGTAAACAGTAAACGTAAACAACCTATCGGGCGAGTACCAATATCTGTATCGTATCAGTTCGGATCAAGTCGAAAACAGACGTGtcttgtaatattaatatataatatattaactaatattataaattataaactaacACAATATAAATTTCCAAACATCTGAAACTTATAACTTCGATTGATGGATTATATCAATATTGcaaacataaatttataatgaacctgaaattttatttatagtttCGATTATATACTGAAACATAAATTTGTCATGACACGAAAGTCTATCTATATCTATGTATCTCTTGCTTTATTTGCTTGGcccttttgtttttcttttatacCAAACAGCTTGAATGCCTGGATAATGCACCTGCCACAGCCAACCATTCCCTTCCCCATATAATCACTTTACTGTTCTTTCAAATACTGCCTAACTAAATTTCTGCTCACTCTTGCATTTTGCACACATCATCTAAATCTGTCATTTTTGAATTTGCTATTTTAATAGGTTTTGATCTTTTAGGTTCAATGAAGTAactgtatatataatatgatttgtCTTAATATTAACAAAAAGATGTCATGAATCGGTTCTTTGTAGTTGTCATGATATCATGTTTGATGCAAGTCTGCAAGTTCTTCTCCTTTGCCATGATATTCTCgctgttttaaaaatataagtcagtttgattttttaacacacacttttatgttttattgactttattattaaaatgattatttttgaaaaaattctttttaaaattaataattttaactaagcAGTCAAACAATTTTGAAATGTGTGACAAAAAGTCAAATGACCTATATTTTAAAGGAAGTAGTTTTTAAGATTTACGTTGCGACAAAGAGAGTTTGTTTatctaattgtaaatattttagaatctataaaatattaattatatacaatttgCTGAATCCAGTTGTAATTAGATAACATTGATGATTATATttaagataatatattattattttttaatttattatgaatacattatattattttattataataatacataTGTTGGATTATCTTATAAGTGAAGAAGTTCGACAAATTAGGGTCGTTTGGTTGTGGGTAATTAAGAAAGGGAAAGAAAATCAGTAACCTCATTCATTTATTGGTGTTTGTTTCATTAAAATCGTAAACTTGTTTTCATTAAAATCATAAACTTAtttattaaagtaaaaaaataagcAGAAATTAGAAGTAAGTccaaatttataagtgattaaaatttttgagaaaaaagtaaAAGTTTGGAGAGAAAAAAGTGGTATTTATAATTTCTATAttgtatttttgatttttcacaCATACGAGTCAAGAAAATCAGAAGCAACTACAAATCCAATACTTGACCCGTTTAACCATGTGTACAAAGTAGACAATATCGGAAATTCGGTATGTTAAACATGAATTTGTGAAATTATTGTACAATGTGCAATTTGAAGTATCATGCCAAATTGCCAACCACAAAAGGGCGATTGCTGCACCAATGTCAATTGACTGATTTCAAGTGAGAAAACAAAGAGAATATACGATTACTGCAACAAGTatagaattaaattataataaacctGAACTAAAAATAATACGAGTATATAGATTAAGAAGGGAGTCACGTGAGCACGTGACGGGACAGAGAGTCGGTGCAtcgattttcataaagaaaagAGATGCGCACGAATTGCGGTACACTGCTTCCTCTCACTTCTACATCCTACCTACTTCTCACGCGCCCCCGTCTCAAGTGATTGCAGATTGACATTTGTTTCTTGAATATCATCTGCTCGATTTCGAGCcgatttttatatcaatcatcttcaaaaaattatgaataactAATAAAAGATATGacacaaaaatcaaaaattagaaataatcgattcaaaatttatcaggatttttttattaatcggAATATAATTGAAAGATTGATAaaatgttttttaaaaataagtaattttcATATCTTTAGAACATTAGTAGTATGTGAATGATTTTAAAGAACATCCCTTAGAGTTTTGTGACATGAGACGAAAATATCATTTAATTAGTGATAAAACAAATTCACTTTTAAaccaaataaaaatatgtcTTGATAACTAGTTTGATTTAGATAAAATTGTCAATAAGCTcgatttgaattttaatatttccatGTAAGAGCATTCACATTGGGTACCTCATTTCTATCCCTATATTCTTACTAAATTTAGTAATTCCCAAAATTATcttcataaatttaaaaatcttctACATCTCATTCCCCATCCCCATATTCtacttctttctctctctttcatTTATCGTCTAATCACCTACacttaaaactaaaactaaaaaaatgaaagaaaagagaatgagACATGTATAGTGAGCCCCCAAATATGGGGTTTGAGTTTTTGTCCCTAAAACTAAACCCCGTTTTAGGGTTTCGGATGGAGCTTcagttttgataaaaaattaagaaatttcCTAAATTATGAGGAAACGTATGGGGAAGCCAACGGGAATGCTCTAATTCGGATGAAATAATCAATCTACTTATTCATTCAAAATTTATGAGAAAGTTTTCCAATAAATATGACACttttaatcaaattaatatataatcaaatcaataaattaataaaatatattttaaaaattaatcaaaaattttaaaataaatcagaaatCTCCGAAATACCACTCATTATTAAATTGAACTCGAAAACTCAAATACTTTGTCCCGACTCGGGTCGCGTGACAAGGGAGAGTTAGAAAGGACGGCGCGTGGGGATTAAATGAACAGCAGAAGGGGAAGAAACAAAGGTGTGCGTCAATCTAATCTGAATGTCTAATCTCACTCTTATACTATATGTCCGCATTGACCGCCCCAAGGCTCGCCCCACGACCGTATCTTTAACTGGCCCCACCTCTCCCTGCCTAACCACCAACCTTGACCCAATCGCAACCTTTTTTAATTAATCTCTCTTAATACCATTATCTTTTTTTATGTGAATTTTGTGGTCAGGTTATTTTGTCTAAAATCAAACCCAATGTTGCACGTGTTGACAAATCATTGCCGTGACGGAGGTTGCGTTACTTAAGACGGTGCGAGCTAAGAAAAACTTGAAtggataaataatattttaaattattctctAGATTTTGGtggtattaatttttttttaaatgaaaataattcaataatataaatcatacaatataatcaaaattgaaCAAACACATAATTATATCTCGTTGAATCCtttttttctcacaaaaaaattaaacaatttttgaaGATATGCGTACATATTGAATCAACACCAACACAGATGCctcatcataaatatttattattaaatcaacaCCATCATCAAAATCCTTCGACTAAAATTTGGAGTTTATAATtagtaacaaaaataaaaaaatttcttcacttcaaaagtaaaaaaaataaatatataaaaaatctgtacaaagttttttttttttttgacaaatgcaattttttttattaacttgaatataatacGGGACAAACCCCAATACAACCATGTagtaaaacaaataacaaattaaaaatacacAGAGTTATTTATTTGGTGACCGGAGTCATATTTGGATCTGAGTAAGGGTTCTAAATATATCCCATTTATAAAATGAAAGACAAAATGGTATTGGGCTCACATAGGTTTGCTCTCATTCTCAAATCTCCACACATATCCAACATACACAAAAGCCCATCACATCTTATAAACAGCCCACATCCCTCTAGGTCCATCTCAGACACTAGCCATTTATCCCGGCCCAAAAATACCTGTAAATACAAAATTCTAAACGAAAGAGTaaataaaccaaaaaaaaaagtcgaaaccaaaaaataattaaattacaatatttaaacacaatactaTTACTCGCTTATGATCCCCGGCGAAGCTCCAACGGTATGAACAAATTCACAAGATTGAGCTAAGAGAAGAAGATTTAATACGATTATTCAAAAGTATTGTTTTTAACTCGCAGGTAATTAATCTCGTTAATCTCATTGATGTTAATATCATTTAATTGTTTCTCTTAGATTGTGCTTGGCGATTTTTTCGCATCTGAATTTCACGAAACCCTACATGTaattgtatgtatgtgtgtatgtaatGTATGAATTGTGAGTTCATTATGTATTGCGTTGGTTTTAAGCTGTTTTGCTTTCGACATTATCTCGTAAATTACGAATTGATTTTTGGCGttgaatttggattttaattCGTGTTTTTATGCAGAAGTTGTCAATTAGTGATTTGTCTGCGAAGACTGGTTTTATGTGTCGATAATTTAGTGAAATTGGTGACTGCGTATTTGTGATCGTCTGTTTGGTGTATTGTTCGATTGAAGGGGATTGGTATATGGATAGGGAGGATGCTGAAGCTCTTGTGGAGGCCACAGGGTCGAGATTCAGCGATTTAGAGCTTATCGGAAGAGGCTCATTTGGGGATGTCTACAAAGGGTGAGTGGTACGAAACACGAATGTGTAATTATACagttatttgtatttattttatgtgtatttTGCATTGTTTAGCTTAATTGATTGCTCGTCGTGTTATTCTTTTAACTTTGCAATTGTTTTGTTGCTATTATTAGCCACACGGTCTCATGTGGCA
Coding sequences:
- the LOC108221846 gene encoding uncharacterized protein LOC108221846, which produces MSNDHGFEIEFEFCRVAEPGASPNAPADHLFSNGRLVPHDFPCSPKNIFKSLSRSENQRSSSFGSFSSCSHSLSRSGSQRSSSFGSSSSSGSDSCSWSQRSSSSISSCRTSISDASAEKPEFFHAIRAEQTRKPYKARKHDLTRDNGSQKWQFIAPVSVLNGNVRHRSKKSSQRKKSEVADHQKVLKSKNEEKSKGLWRRFLCLFVSTCNEFHAIEPSVREY
- the LOC108220098 gene encoding protein RICE SALT SENSITIVE 3 isoform X1; its protein translation is MVGSGGGSDRSKEAVGMMALHEALRTVCLNSDWTYSVFWTIRPRPRVRGGNGCKVGDDNGSLMLMWEDGFCRGRVAECMEEMDGEDPVRKAFSKMSIQLYNYGEGLMGKVASDKCHKWVFKEPSESETNISNYWQSSFDAVPPEWTDQFESGIQTIAVIQAGHGLLQLGSCKIIPEDLHFVLRMRHTFESLGYQSGFYLSQLFSSTRGNASASSAVPIKQPHMPTRPPPLFNWGPRPMASTASVMQSPNFQNSARLGFPQSKDETHMFLHPHSAEPQMEDMMGDHDNDIKWPNGLTFFGALTGRTDDAKLLFNPEGMGGKSEQSHHQNPNDDLSANPNEFLSLDSHSDGARKMENKYKRSYTLPTRMTSSSSSTSMDHHQHNPGEYRNPEAGMYSDVMENFLE
- the LOC108220098 gene encoding protein RICE SALT SENSITIVE 3 isoform X2, whose product is MVGSGGGSDRSKEAVGMMALHEALRTVCLNSDWTYSVFWTIRPRPRVRGGNGCKVGDDNGSLMLMWEDGFCRGRVAECMEEMDGEDPVRKAFSKMSIQLYNYGEGLMGKVASDKCHKWVFKEPSESETNISNYWQSSFDAVPPEWTDQFESGIQIPEDLHFVLRMRHTFESLGYQSGFYLSQLFSSTRGNASASSAVPIKQPHMPTRPPPLFNWGPRPMASTASVMQSPNFQNSARLGFPQSKDETHMFLHPHSAEPQMEDMMGDHDNDIKWPNGLTFFGALTGRTDDAKLLFNPEGMGGKSEQSHHQNPNDDLSANPNEFLSLDSHSDGARKMENKYKRSYTLPTRMTSSSSSTSMDHHQHNPGEYRNPEAGMYSDVMENFLE